One genomic region from Oryzias melastigma strain HK-1 linkage group LG19, ASM292280v2, whole genome shotgun sequence encodes:
- the rfng gene encoding beta-1,3-N-acetylglucosaminyltransferase radical fringe, which yields MHIASVGVSKFCFLLSVALCCLLLLLIPALQPPARQVDPPQPRPRVRPRPAGVSAGAGKGAPPSKLSGGSEDVLIRTKLPKNRNDSPKTGLGPFSRSRPLDKLELKDIFIAVKTTRKYHKSRLELLIHTWVSRAKEQTFIFTDGEDKDLQQRTGVNLINTNCSAAHTRQALCCKMSVEYDKFIESQRKWFCHVDDDNYVILPSLLRLLSSYHHSQDIYLGRPSLDHTIEAAERVKSDGSVSVKFWFATGGAGFCISRGLALKMSPWASLGNFISTAEKIRLPDDCTIGYIIEALLEVRLTHTHLFHSHLENLQKLPVDTALDQVTLSYGGFENRRNVVSIGGFSLSEDPTRFLSVHCLVYPETDWCPKPKAGDRK from the exons ATGCACATAGCATCTGTGGGGGTCAGCAAGTTCTGCTTCCTGCTGTCGGTGGCGCTCTGctgtctcctcctcctgctcatcCCGGCTCTCCAGCCGCCCGCTCGCCAGGTGGACCCGCCTCAGCCTCGACCCCGGGTCAGACCCCGCCCTGCTGGGGTCTCAGCAGGTGCTGGAAAAGGAGCTCCGCCCTCAAAGCTCAGTGGAGGTTCAGAGGATGTACTCATCAGGACCAAACTCCCCAAGAACAGAAATGACAGTCCAAAGACGGGTCTGGGTCCTTTTTCCAGATCCAGGCCGCTGGATAAGTTGGAGCTGAAGGACATTTTCATTGCAGTAAAGACCACTAGGAAGTACCACAAGTCCAGACTGGAGCTGCTCATCCACACCTGGGTGTCGCGAGCGAAGGAGCAG ACCTTCATCTTCACTGATGGGGAGGACAAAGACCTGCAGCAGAGGACAG GAGTGAACCTCATCAACACCAACTGCTCAGCCGCTCACACCCGCCAGGCTCTGTGCTGCAAGATGTCAGTGGAATACGACAAGTTCATCGAGTCCCAGAGGAA GTGGTTCTGCCATGTGGACGATGACAACTACGTGATCCTGCCCAGCCTGCTGCGCCTGCTGTCCTCCTACCACCACAGCCAGGACATCTACCTGGGGCGGCCCAGCCTGGATCATACCATCGAGGCTGCAGAGAGGGTGAAGAGTGACGGATCG GTTTCCGTCAAGTTCTGGTTTGCCACAGGAGGGGCGGGGTTCTGCATCAGCCGAGGGTTGGCCCTGAAAATGAGCCCGTGGGCCAG TCTGGGGAATTTCATCAGCACGGCAGAGAAGATCCGACTTCCAGATGACTGCACCATTGGTTACATCATAGAGGCTCTGCTGGAGGTCCGCCTGACGCACACGCACCTCTTCCATTCTCACCTGGAGAACCTGCAGAAGCTACCTGTTGACACCGCGCTGGATCAG GTGACTCTGAGTTATGGAGGCTTTGAGAACAGAAGAAACGTGGTCAGCATCGGAGGCTTCTCGCTGTCTGAGGACCCAACAAG GTTCCTGTCGGTCCACTGCCTCGTGTACCCAGAGACCGACTGGTGTCCAAAGCCCAAAGCTGGAGACAGGAAGTGA